Below is a window of Deinococcus sonorensis KR-87 DNA.
TTGCGATGCTGCTGGACACGCCTGTGCTCGTCGGTGCCGGCGATCAGCAGCACCTGTTCAATGCCTTCCATCGCCCGCTCCAGCGAGGGCGGGTCATCGTAGTCAGCGATCCGCACGTCAATGCCCTGAGCGGTCAGGGCCGCGCCCTTCTGTGGGTCTCGCGCCAGAGCTGCGATCTGTCCGGCAGGAATTCGGGTGAGCAGCTGCTGGATGACGGTGGTGCCCATCTGTCCGGTGGCGCCTGTGATCAGAATCATGAACCAGCTCCTTGGGGGTGAGGTCTGCGATGTGGCGGGGCAGCGTGTTCAGGGAGAGACGCTCCTGGAGCGTTTCGGGATGGCCCCGCCACCGTATCCGGTCTGCCGGGTGAGCGCTTCGCCCATCCGCCGTGTTTACAGTGATAACGTACACCGCGAACCACCGCTATGTCAAACTGATAACAGGATTCTGTTATCATTGAGATATGACGACCGTGACCGCCGGCTCCCCCCGCGAACGTATTCTTCAGGCAGCCCTGACGCTGCTGGAGACGCAGGGTGTGGAGGCCGTGTCCACCCGGGCGGTGAGTGCCGCCGCCGACGTTCAGCCGCCCACCATCTACCGGCAGTTCGGCGACATGCAGGGCCTGCTCAACGCCGTGGCGAGCGCCGGCTTCACCACCTATCTCCAGGTCAAGGTCGCGCACGGCGGCTGGAGTGATCCGGTCGAGGAACTGCGCGAGGGCTGGAACCGGCATGTGCAGTTCGGGCTGGCCCACCCCCACCTCTACACCCTGATGTACGGCACGCTCAAACCGGGGGCGGAACCGCCCGCCGCACTGGCGGCCTCTCAGATGCTGCAGGCCCTGCTTCAGCGGGTCGCGGAGGCTGGACGCCTCGCCACCGGGGTGCAACGGGCCGTGGCCATCATTCACGCGGCGGCCATGGGCACCACGCTCACCCTGCTCGCCAGCCAGGACCGCGATCCGCAGCTGGCAGCACTGATGCGTGAGGCGGCGCTGCAGGTGATCCTCACGCCCCAGGCGGGCACGGCACCGGACGGGGCCAGCACGGCACGTCAGCAGGTGGCGGCCCACGCCGTCGCACTGGTGGCCCTGCTGCCGGACCTTGAGTCCCCCTTCAGCTCAGCCGAACAGGCGCTGCTGCTGGAGTGGTTGCGGCGCCTGAGCTAAAGGATGCGCGGCCCGCGCTCGCTGGCACAGCCCACGCCGGAACTGTGTCTCCGGCTGCCGTGTGCGCTGTCCTTTTGACCTGTCCGGCGGTTCCTTGATGCATTCGTGAAGGCCACAGGACCCTTTCCAATCTGACCCTGGGCATCGGCAGCTAGCCTTCAAGGGCAGGCGGGCCGGTTCGACCGACCGTGCCTGCCTCCGTGGCCGGGCCTCACCCGGCCAGTTGCCCGAGGGGGCCGATGATCTACTTCATGTTCGCCACCGGCATCGAGAACTCCAATCCCACCATCGAGCACGGCCGGGTGCGCGTGGATGAGCTCGAAAAATGCCGTCACTACGAGTGCTGGCAGCAGGATTTCCAGCTGGTGCAGGAGCTGGGCATCCAGTACCTGCGCTACGGTCCGCCGATCCACCGGGTCTGGCTCGGCCCCGGGCGCTACGACTGGAGCTTCGTCGACCAGACGTACGCCGATCTGAAGGCCCGCAACATCGTGCCGATCACGGACCTGTGCCACTTCGGGGTGCCCGACTGGATCGGCAACTTCCAGAATCCGGACTTCCCTGCCCTGTTCGCCGGGTATGCGCGCGCCTTCGCCGAGCGCTATCCGTGGGTCCAGCTGTATACCCCGGTCAACGAGATGTACATCTGCGCGCTCTTTTCAGGCAAGTACGGCTGGTGGAACGAGCAGCTCACCACCGACCAGGGGTTCGTGACCGCCCTGAAGCACGTGGTCAAGGCCAATGTTCTGGCGATGAAGGCCATTTTGCAGGTGCGCCCGGACGCCATTTTCATTCAGTCCGAGTCCAGCGAATACTTCCACGCCGAGAACCCGGCCGCCATCGGCCCGGCCGAATTTATGAACGAGGTCCGCTTTCTGTCGCTGGACCTGAACTA
It encodes the following:
- a CDS encoding TetR/AcrR family transcriptional regulator, producing MTTVTAGSPRERILQAALTLLETQGVEAVSTRAVSAAADVQPPTIYRQFGDMQGLLNAVASAGFTTYLQVKVAHGGWSDPVEELREGWNRHVQFGLAHPHLYTLMYGTLKPGAEPPAALAASQMLQALLQRVAEAGRLATGVQRAVAIIHAAAMGTTLTLLASQDRDPQLAALMREAALQVILTPQAGTAPDGASTARQQVAAHAVALVALLPDLESPFSSAEQALLLEWLRRLS
- a CDS encoding family 1 glycosylhydrolase, which gives rise to MIYFMFATGIENSNPTIEHGRVRVDELEKCRHYECWQQDFQLVQELGIQYLRYGPPIHRVWLGPGRYDWSFVDQTYADLKARNIVPITDLCHFGVPDWIGNFQNPDFPALFAGYARAFAERYPWVQLYTPVNEMYICALFSGKYGWWNEQLTTDQGFVTALKHVVKANVLAMKAILQVRPDAIFIQSESSEYFHAENPAAIGPAEFMNEVRFLSLDLNYGHRVSSEMYEYLLDHGMTREEYHFFLGNRLKHHCIMGNDYYVTNEHLMASDGNSRASGEIYGYSVITTQYSNRYGLPVMHTETNMTEGPKGDEAVCWLRKEWANVLRVRNDGVPIVGFTWYSLTDQVDWDCALRENNGRVNPLGLYDLNRNIRPVGAAYKQLIAEWRDVLPMQSVVLSLPIAPPSQQAQAGTGQVAQVVGKAGTLGAQSTPSASKEQ